The Edaphobacter flagellatus sequence CGAGATCGCGCGAGACGGCGCGCAGCTCTTCAAGCGTTTTGGGTTGAAAGTCGAAGATCATAAAGCGGCGGGCTTTCCGCATCTCTGCTTCGCGCCGCATCTCATAAAGTTTCAGGATCAGTTCACCATCTGCTGCTGTTGCCACTCGCTCTCCTTCAGGCTACGCTCTCGACCACGGGCCGAGTCTTTTCAGGGTCCGGGCGGGTGAGCGGCTCGGTTGTTTTGGGAGCCGGCCCCGCCACCTTCTTCTTATACGTGCATGGAGGAGTCGTCGGCGCGGCCTCCACTTCGCCCTTCTTCTTCCGCTTCTTCGGCAGGTCCTCGTGGTTGTTAGGGCAGACCCAGAAAGTGCCCTTGTCGTTGACCACTTCAAGCAGATATGCGCTCTCGCACTTGGGGCAGGTCTCGTCGATCAGTTTCTGATTCGAAGCGAAGTCACACTTCGGATAGTTGACGCAGCCGTAGAACGTGTCTCCGCGCTTGGTTTTGCGGACGGCGATATCGCCACCATCCTTCGGGCACTTGGCCTCGAGCAGCTCCTGCTTGATGTACTTGCACTTGGGATAGCCGCTGCAGCTGATGAACTCGCCGTACTGGCCGTTGCGCAGCAAGAGCGGCTTGCCGCACTTGGGGCATGCTTCCTCAAGCTGCACCGGCGGCTTCTGCTGCACCTTCTGGTTGAGCTTGCGGATGGTCTTGCACGGCGGGTCTTCGTTGTAGCCGGGACAGGCCATGAACGGACCCCATGGCCCGTTACGCAGCACCATCGTGCGACCGCAGTTGTCGCAGGCTTCTTCTTCAGGAGCATCATCGGCTCCGGGAGCGCTCAGGTCAGGCTTGGCGGCGAAGTTCTCCTTGGTGAAGTCGCAGCTGAAGGTTTCGACGGTGACCTTCTTGCCCTTCTGCTGCGCCTCTTCGATCGCGGCCGTGAGAGCCTTGGCGTCGGCGGCCTCGGCGGTGAAGTCGGTTACGTCGCCGGTCAGCGCCTTCACGGTCATGGGGAAGGTGAACGCAGAGGTGATCTTCTTCAGGATGGCCTTCTGATCCTTCTTCCAGCGTCCGCCAGCGACGGTCATCGGCTTGGTCTTGGAGAAGTTCGAACAGGAATAGAAGCTGCCGAACTTGCCCCATTTCAGAATCAGCGGGCTTCCGCACTTGTCGCAGACTTCCTTCGTCGGCTCTTCCATCCGCTTGATGTCTTCCATGTGCTTCTCGGCGACCTTGAGCTCTTTCTCAAAATGGTCGTAGAAGCCGTTCAGCAGATCAGTCCAGCGCTCCTGTCCATCTTCCACGGCGTCGAGCTCGCCTTCGAGCGTGGCCGTGTACTGCGTGTCGAAGATGTAGGGGAAGTTTTTCACCAGCAGCTTCGTGACGACGATGCCAATCTCCGTCGGCACAAAGCGGCCCGCAATCTTCTTGACGTAGTCGCGGTCCTGGATGGTGTTGATGATCGACGCGTAGGTCGAAGGACGTCCAATTCCCTTCTCTTCGAGCGTTTTCACCAGGCTGGCCTCGTTGTAACGTGGAGGCGGCTGGGTGAACTTCTGCTGCGTATCGAGCTTTTCGAGCTTGAGGGCTTCGCCTGCTGCGAGCTCAGGCAGCCTGCTCTCGCCTTCGGCATCGTCGTCGTTCTCGGCATCGACACCAGTCTGCGGAGCGAGCTTCGCTTCTTCGCGCGCTGCCTTTTCTTTCGCAGCAGCACGGGCGCGCTTCTCTTCCTCTTCGAATTTCAGGTGGCCTTCAAACTTGAGCACGCTGCCGCTCACGCGGAAGTCATAGGTCAGTTTCGCCTTCGCCTCGATGTCGACCGTCGTCTGATCGAAGATCGCAGGCGTCATCTGACTGGAGACGAAGCGCTGCCAGATCAGCTTGTACAGCCGGTACTGCTCGTCCGAAAGATACTTGCGGATCGAGTCGGGTGTGAACTTGACCGACGTGGGACGAATCGCTTCGTGCGCGTCCTGAGCCTGCACCTGCTTCTTGCCGGCATATTCATTCGGCTTTGCCGGAAGATAGGCGCTGCCGAGCTTGCCGATGTACTCGCGCGCCTCGGCAATCGCATCGGGGCTGACGCGGGTGGAGTCGGTACGCATGTAGGTGATGAGTCCGACCGTGCCTTCGGCACCGATCTCGACACCTTCATATAGACGCTGAGCCACGCCCATCGTACGGCGCACGTTGAAGCCGAGACGGCCCGCAGCGTCCTGCTGCAGCTTGCTGGTTGTATAAGGAGCCTTCGGATTATTGCGGCGCTCTTTCTTCTCAACCGAGCGTACACGCCATGTTGCTTTGTTCAGCTCGCTGACGACTTCTTCGACGGCTTCACCATCGGGTAAAGCGTTGGCGATGAACTGCTCTTTGCCGTCCTCGCCTGTTCCATTGGCTACACGCGATGGAACGCCGTTGACACCGACAAAGCGCGCGGTGAATCCCTGTTTGCCTCCGCCGGGCAGAAGATCGGCATCAATGGTCCAGTACTCAACCGGCTTGAAGTCGTTGATCTCCTGCTCGCGCTCGACGATCAGGCGCAGTGCAACGGTCTGGACGCGACCGGCACTGAGTCCGCGGCGCACCTTGTCCCACAACAACGGCGATATCTGGTAGCCCACCAGACGGTCGAGCACACGGCGTGTCTGCTGCGCATCGACCAGATTCTCATCGACGTCGCGAGCATGCAGGAAGGCCGCATTCACCGCCTTCTTCGTAATCTCATTAAAAGTGACGCGGCGCACCTTCGATTTGTCCTTAACGACAGGAAGGAGCTGCATGGAGAGATGCGCGGCGATAGCCTCGCCTTCGCGGTCCGGGTCAGGCGCCAGATAAACAGCATCGGCCTTCGCCGCCAGCTTCTTCAGGCGGTCGACGACCTTCTCCTTACCAGGAGAGACGATCAGCGTCGGCTGAAACGTGCGAGGCTTCAGCTCTACGCCGATGTCGTTTTTGGGCAGGTCCATGATGTGGCCGATTGAGGCCTCCACCGTGTAGTCGCTGCCGAGATATTTTCCGATCGTCTTCGCCTTCGCGGGCGACTCCACGATCACAAGTGACTTAGCCATCGGGTCCCTTCACTTCCAACAAAGAACGATTCGCGCAGACGAAACGTTCCATTCTTTCTCATGTTCTGACGATTCCCTTGCGAACCTAACACGGTTTCGTCGGGTACGTCATCTCTTCACGTTGTGCAACTGACGAACCGAGTGCGAAAACGTTACCACTATTAATTAGTTAACACGCCACATCGTACGACCTCTGTCCTTATGCCAAGTCAAAGGACAGACGGCACTTAGACTTCTCGAGCGAGTATTTTTCCACCGGCTGCCATCCATACCGCCGATACGTCTCAAAGTGTCCGGACGTAATTTTTTCCGGGAAGCTGCTTCACCCGTCCTGCCAGCTCCAGTTCAAACAGCGCCGTGAAGATCTCCGCCGATCCAAGCTCTCCTTCCAGCCCCTCGATCAACTCATCCAGTTGCGTCGCTTCGTCCGGTCGTAGCCGTTCCAAAACGACCCGTTCCTGCCCGGAGAGCTCGATTGCGTTAAATAAGGATGCAGCATTTTGTGAATTCGATTCATCGGCGCCCGTAACTCCCAGCTCCTCTTCCAGTTGCAGACGCGCGGAGGTGGGCAGGTCCTCCCAGACGTCCTCCCAGGTGGCCGTGAGCCTGGCTCCTTGCTTGATGAGTGTGTTCGGCCCCCAGGCATTCTTGTTCGTCACGTTGCCGGGAAGCGCGTAGACGTCGCGGTTCTGCTCCATCGCCAGCCGTGCGGTGATGCGTGTGCCGCTGTGTTCCGCTGCTTCGATGACGAGCACGCCGATGCTGAGGCCGCTGAGGATGCGATTGCGCACGGGAAAGTTCTGCGGCGCGGGAAAGGTGCCCAGTGGGTACTCGCTGACGATGGCGCCACCGCTTTCGACGATCTGCTCGGCCAGCCGTTTGTTCTCCTTCGGGTAGATGACGTCGATCCCTGTGCCCCAGACGGCGACAGTATTTCCCTTCGCTGCCAGTGCTCCCTTGTGTGCGGCGGTATCGACGCCGCGGGCCATGCCACTGAAGATCGTCAGCCTGCGCGCCGCCAGATCGCGCGACAGCATCTCGGCCATGCCCGCACCGTAGGTTGACGGATGCCGCGTGCCCACGACGGCGATGCCGGGACGCGAGAGCGATGCCACGTTGCCGCGAATCCACAATACGGCAGGCGGATCGTAGATCTCTTTCAGACGCTCGGGGTATGCGTCGTCGTTCGGCGTCAGGATGCTGCCGCCGGCCTCGGCGACACGTTGCCACTCGCTCTCGGCAGCCGCGCGCGCCTTGCGGTCGAAGATGAACTGCGCGGAGTGGGCAGGCATTCCCAGACCTTCAAGGTCGGTCAGCGAGGCCTCGAACAGACGCTCCGGCTCGGCGAGGCGCTGCATCACTTTCCACGCCCGAGTCGCTCCAATGCCTGGGGTCAGGATCAACCCCAGCCACGCTAACTTTGCCGTCTCACTTTGCCCCACCGTAGCCGTACTGCTCTGCTGGCCCAACTCCATCCAAACTCCTCCGCCATCTTCTCTAAGTCTGCGACCGCGCCACCTGGATCAACCCGCGAATATATCCATAACAGAAGGCGAACGATTGCAGTCCCTCTGGATCATTGGGTGCCTGCGGGACGTGGTCTGGCATCAGCATATAAGGATAGCCAACCTCCTTATAGACCTGAACCGCCTTCCACATATCGACATCGCCCTCATCCGGATAGACCTCGACAAAGTCATCCCGATGCCCGCGGATGTTGCGGAAGTGCACGTTGAAAATCTTCTTCCGCGTACCGAAGTACCGGATCACGTCATAAATCTCCTTGCCGGGATCGGCGAGCATCTCCGAGACGGTTCCCTGGCAGAAGTTCAGCCCGTGGTATTCGCTTTCGCGGATGGAGATGAATCGTTTCAGCCCGTCCACCGTGCCGAGCACGCGATCGACGCCCTGATAGCCCTCCGGCGGAACGCCTGGATCGTGCGGATGGCAGGCCATGCGAATCTTGTACTCGTTCGCAACGGGAATGACACGGTCGAGGAAGTAGGTGATTCTCTCCCAAAAAGCGTCTGCGTCGACGTGACCGGCCTTCGTCAGTGGAGTCTTCGGATGCGCGTCCTTCAGCTTCCACTGGCTGTAGGTCGCGTCCCCGCGGCCTGGTACGCGGCCCGTTCGCAGCACACCGAGGATGCTCATGTTGTATTTGATCGAAGGCAGACCAACGCGCGCGCAGTTGCGGATCAGCGTCTGGAACTGCTCGATGTCGCGGTCGCGCTCGGGACTCTGCGCCAGCATGATGGCGGGATGCTTTTCGTTGTCGATGTAGGTCGACTCCAGCGCCGGTGGTCCTACGCACATCACGGTCACGCCGTTCTTCTCGGCCAGCTCGCGCATCCGGCTCAACTCATCGACAGTCGAGTAGATACGTCCCTCGGCGGTCTCCGGATAGCCGCAGATATGCTTTACGCCATACCGCACCAGATACTTCAGGTGTGCGTCCGTTGTCGGGTGGGACTGACAGCCCAGCTTCAGCAGCACGCGCTTCGATGCGGCTTCGCCTTGCGAAGAAGTTTGTGCGAAGGCACTCTGCGAGGCCGTCTCGCCTGCACCGAGAGCAAACGCTGCCGCTGCGGTCGTACCAGAAAGAAATCGTCTGCGATCCATAGCCCACCACTATCGCCGATCAGAGACAAAATATCCATCACGAATCCGCGTCTGCAGCAGCTTCTTCATCGCAACGCTTGCAATCAAGTTCCACGCCGAGACGCGAAGCACGCCCCTGCTCCGTCGTCACCCACTCACGCACCGTCCACGGAGGATCGTGGCGCACATGCTGGCCATGCCCACACGCCAGGCGGGCGACCCAGTGGTTCTGCTCGTCCTTTTCGAAGCCGATGATCGCCCGCTTCATCTTGCCCTCTTCCCGTCATCTTCTACACTAGATCTTTGCGCACCTTCTCACATCCCGTCCACGTTGCGGCGATCAACTTTTTGAATCCTGCGCCGCTTATGTGGGACTTCGAGCATCCTCCTCTGGCGGCGAAGCTCGCGGAACGCTATCAGCTTCACTACACCCTGCCCTCGCTTTGTGCCGATGAGCTGCTTGCGGGCCGCGCCGATCTTGGCCTTATCCCCATTGCATCGCTTACGCCTTCGCTGGCCATCGTGCCCGGTTGCACGATTGCATCGCTCGGCCATGTCCGCTCCATTCAGCTCATCGTGAAAGCCCCGCTCACACTGGAGCAGGTGCGCACCGTCGCAGCGGACAATGCCTCGCGAAGCTCACGTGCGTATGCCGAGATCCTCTTCCGCAGATTTCTCCGGACATCGCCCGCGTTCCTCACGCAACCTGCCGACCCGGTTACGATGCTTCGCAATGCCGATGCGGCACTGCTGATCGGCGATCCTGCGCTGCTGGCTCTTGAGTCGCGCAGCCAGATTGAGGCCGCTGTAGGGCCATGCCAGTGGTTTGACCTTGCCAACGAGTGGCGCACACGGACCGGCCTGCCCTGGGTGGCCGCCGTCTGGGCTGTTCGTCCAGAGTCGCTCGCGCAGAGTCACGTTACCGCTTCTACATTGATCGACGACCTCATCCGTTCCCGCGACCACGGACTTGCCCATACCGACGACCTGGTCGCCGAATGGGTACCGCGTATCGCGTTGCCGGCTGAGACGATTCACCACTACCTCACCGCCAACATTCACTACACGCTGACGCCGGAATGCATCCGCACCATTGAGGTCTTTCGTGAATATGCGGCTGGCGAGGGCATCCTTCCGTCTCTGCCCTCATTGCATTTTGTGTAAATTCAATACCCGCCTGCATTTTTCGTACCCCGCACCGCGACTTCATCGGCGTTTCGTGCGTCATAACCGGTATGATCTCGACCGTCACCTCACTGGGAGCCGATACCGCAGGTACCGCGATTGAGATTGTTGCTCCGCGCTATCCGCGCTCGCCGCTGCTGCACTTCCTCTTCAGCTTCGGACTCTTCGGGCTCTTCTTCGTCGCACTGGTCGACTCGTCGTTCGTGCCTCTGCCGATCCCAGGGCTCACCGACATCATGCTCATCCTGATGGCCGCGCGGCATACCAACCCCTTCCTGCTTGTTGCGATCGCATCGGTAGGGGGAGCCATCGGCGGTTTGGTCAGCTATCGCGTCGGCCGCTCCGGCGGTATGGCATTGCTGGAGCGCCGCGTTCCGCCACGCATCTTCAACCTTGTATGCGAGTGGATGGAGCGCCACGCCATCCTCTCCATTGCGCTTCCGGCGCTTCTGCCGCCGCCGGTTCCGCTCACGCCGTTTGTGCTGGCTGCAGGAGCATTGAAGCTGCCGCGGAAGAAGTTCCTTATCGCCTTCATCACCAGCAGGACGGCACGCTATGCCATCGATGTCCTCCTCGGCCTGCATTATGGGCGTCACATTTTGCGAGGGTGGAACCACCTTTCGGCCAAGTACTCTACACCGATCCTCGTCGTCCTCTGGACAGCGATCGGCTTAAGCTGTGGCTTCGCTGTGTGGAAGCTGTACAAGGCGTCGAAGAGTGTCTCACCACAGAGCTTCGTACCTCCCACCAAATCGGTGGTGTAAGCCCTACGCTACCGCAGGGCTTTTCGGACGCGGCGCGAATTTCCGTTTATAGTAAGCCGTCGTGATGATGATCGCAGGAATGCCGATCATCACTGGCCACAGCCATACATACCATTGGTTTCCCAGGACTCGCGATAGCGTCACCACGCTGAACGCCGACCACGCCGCAATGTAGCTGCCGATAAAGTTCCCCAGATGCGTGTACCACCAGAACATCTTCTCCTTCGGCTTGCGCACGAATGAGATTATCTGCTGAGCCGAGACACGCATTCCGATCAATCCAAAGACCACACCGACGATTGGAATCACCTCCATCGTGGCGGGCCGGAACCAGCTTAACCACGCCAGCAGCGTGCTCGTCGCAAAAGTAATCACCGCGGCGATCCAATCGATGGGCCCGGCACTACCGTCGCGGGCCAGATCCTTCAACCGCAATACGCGATAGCCTGAAAATGCGAAGTAGAAGCTGAAGACCGAGACGAGCGCCAGAAACCGCACCGGGAAGAAGAACGCCATAGGAACGGCGGTGAACGCAACGGCTCCCATCGACCACAGGTACACCATGCCCCAGCGTTTATGCTGCTTGCCTCCCTTGGCCGTCGCCAGGGCTATAGGAGCCAGCAGGAACGACATGGCTCCCGCTGCAATATGAATGGTCAGAAACAGCTTTACCCACAACGGATCATGCGCATGTGCCGACATTGTTTCCTCCTACACCTTCTTCGATTTCTTCCTGCTCTCCAGCTCGTCCAGTTTCTTCAACGTCTCCCTGCCCCATCGCACCAGTGCCTCGCTGCGATGTCTCCCAAAGCTCAATGTCATCAGCCAGTACGGCAGCTGCGGATCGTTGGCCTCCTCGCGCCGGAGCTGTTTTTCTATAGCCGCAAAATGTTTTAGCGTCGCCTGATGTGTCGCGATAAAGCTTTCGACATGCTGCCGGTTCACCTCGGCCGATACGTGGCTACCAAAGAAAAGCTTCAGCAGCAGCTCGCTGCGTGACGTCTCCACCTGCGTGATCGGTTCACGCAGCCATGCCTTCAGCCTCTCCTTGCCTGCCGGCGTCAACGAGAAGACATTTCTGTCGGGCTTCCCCTTCGTGCGCTCGGTCTTCTTCTCGACCAGCCCCGCGGCTGCCATCCGCTTAAGCGATGGGTAAATCTGTCCGTAACTCTCGCTCCAGAAGTGCCCGATCGACCGATCAATCAAGGCTCGCATGTCATAGCCCGACATAGGGCACAGAGTCAAAAGCCCCAGCAGCGCATTCGATGTCGTTCCCTGATCGGCCTTTTTCGTTTTCATGACTTAAAGATATATATCTTTTAGATATAAGAACGCAAATCACGACGAAGAAGTTCCAATAAAAATTTAGGGACAGGCCCTGAAGGCCTGTCCCTAAATCCTATCCATGCCCGCAATCTCCTTTAGAACTCCCAGCGCAGCAGCGTGGCACCCACGGTAAAACCAGCACCAACGCTGGCCAGCAACACCAGATCGCCCTTCTTCAGCCGCCCGTCGTCGATGGCCGTCTGCATCGCCAGCGGGATGGTTCCTGCGGTCGTATTGCCAAAGCGATCGATATTGATGACCACGCGATCCTCCGGCATCCCAAGCCGTTCTGCCGTCGAAAGAATGATGCGCTTGTTCGCCTGGTGGGGAATGAAGCAGCCCAGCTCGTTGCCCTCTACGCCATTGCGCTTGAGGATTATCTCCGAAGCCTCGGCCATCTTGCGTACGGCGAACTTGTAGACCGCCTGACCGTCCTGATGGACATAGTGCATCTTCTTCGCCACGGTCTCTTCCGTCGTTGGATTCAGGCTTCCTCCGCCCGGCATGTTCAGCGAGACGCCGCCGGAGCCATCGATCTCATGCCAGAAGTCGACCAGGCCGATCTCGCCCTCTGCGCACGGCTCCAGCAACACAGCACCCGCGCCGTCGCCAAAGATCACGCACGTCGCTCGATCCGTGTAGTCGATGATCGAGCTCATCACGTCGGCTCCAATCACCAACACCTTCTTATGCACACCGCTCTCCACCAACTTCGCGCCCACCTGCAACGCATACGGAAAGCCTGAGCAAGCCGCCGAGAGGTCGAATCCCCACGCACCGGGAACGCCCAGCTTGTTCTGCACCAGGCAGGCCGTCGCCGGAAACATCATGTCGGGCGTGACGGTGGCGACGATGATGACCTCCACCTCGGTTGCCGGAATGCCGCGCTGCTCCAGGCAGCGCTTCGCCGCCGCAACGGCCAGATCGCTGGTGGCTACGCCCTTATCGACAAGGTGACGCTCGCGAATTCCCGTCCGCTCCACGATCCACTGATCGTTCGTCTCCACCATCTTTTCCAGATCGGCGTTCGTTAACAGACGCGGAGGAACATAGGTTCCAACCGAAGAAATCTTTGCCCGCACCTGTGTCCGCGGCTTCAATGTAAGACTCAAACGCTCACCTCAACCTAATGCTTCGCACGAAAATGAATAGCCATTCACAACGCCAACCATTCTTACCGAGAATAACAACTCTGTCACGTTCCCGGCACACAGCTCTGCCATGCAGCATGCGCCGCACCTTGTCATTCTCAATCATCTTGTCCGGTGGAGAGTGGTGGGAGGAACCCGCGATGGCACATAAAGGACGCCAAAATTAAAAATGTACCGGGCGACCCACTGCGCCCGTAATGACCCGTTACCGTTGCTTCCTTCCGGACCTGGCGGGGTTGGCGGGATTACGTCGCGTAGGACCCGGCACACGATCTAGTCTACCATCCTCGCGCCCTTCGACGCATCCACAGCCTGCTACCCTTGACAGTGCATCTATGCTGGCGCCTGCGGAGAACGAAGCAGTCCAAACCTACTACCGTGAGCGCCTCGCCGCACTTGAGGTGGAACAACAGCACGTCATTACGGGCCGTCAGCAGCATCGCATCTTTCTCGTTGGCTGCGCCGCGCTCTTTCTCTTCCTGGGCCTCGGCTCGCATTCCACCTCGCCATGGATTGTCTCCATTCCGGCCGTTGCCTTCGCGGTCTCTCTTCCTGCGTACATCGGCCGGCAGAATGAGCTGCTTCGTATCCACCGTTTGCAGGTTTTCTACGACATCGGCATTGCGCGCGTCGATGGAACCAATCCTCAATCGGGTCATACCGGCGAGGAGTTCCATTCGCCAGCGCATCTCTACGATCACGATCTTAACGTTCTGGGCTCTAGTTCTCTCTTCGGCCTGCTCGCCACTACCCGCACCGGCATAGGCCGCCGCGGGTTAGCTCATCTTCTTCTCGACCCCATCACTCCCACTGAAGTTCTGGAACGCCAGCAATGTGTGCAGGAGCTGGCGCCGCTCCCCGCGCTTCGCGAGCAACTCGCGCTTCTCGGTCCGTCTCGCTTTCAGGACGCTCCCGCCTCCGCGTTCGATTCCTGGCTCGCCTCCCCACCACCGCGCTTTAATCCAGCCATCACTCCCGCGCTCGTTCTTATCTCCATCGCTGTCCTCTCACTCCTTTTCTGCGGGATCTTTCACTTTCTTTCCTGGCCCAGTATCTTTCCGGTGCTTGCAGCGTGTTTCGCTCTTCAGGGACTTATCTTCCTCTCAGTAAGAAGCAAAGTTCTACCTATCCTCAACGCCTCCCGCGTCTCCTCGCAGATGCAGCTCTTCCATGACGGCGTCGATCTCTTCCTGAAGCAGCAATTCAATACGACACACCTGCAACACCTGCAGCAGATTCTTCGCGAGCCCATGCCTGCCCTGCCTGCACTTCGCCGCATTCAGAGCCAGTTTGTCATCGTCGAGCAACTCAAGAAGGAATACGCTGTTGTCCTTTCCATCCTGTTCTCGACCGGCACGCACGCCGCCATCAACATCGCGAACTGGAAGCCACTTATGCCGCTGCCATGCCGCAGTGGTTGCAAGCCTGGGCGAGCTTCGAGGCTCTCTGCGCCATCGCCAACTATGCCTTCGAGCATCCTCGAGATGTGTACCCCACATTTTCTCCACTCGACAAGCCCGCCGTCTTTTACGCCTCGGCGCTCGGCCATCCGCTGATCTCTGTCGCCACCTGCGTTCGCAACGACATTGCACTCGATACCTCCACACGCTTCTATCTCATCAGTGGCTCTAACATGGCCGGCAAATCAACCCTGCTGCGTTCTATCGGACTCAATGCCGTGCTCGCCTACGCTGGTGCTCCCGTCCGCGCCAGCTCGCTGCACCTCACCTTCTTCACCATCGGTGCCTCGCTCGCACTCACCGACTCCCTTGCCGATGGGAAATCCAAGTTCCTTGCTGAGGTTGAGCGCCTCAGCGCCATCCTCACAGCCAGCAAACAATCCCCTACGCTCTTTCTTATCGACGAGCTCTTCAGCGGAACCAACTCGCACGACCGGGCCATTGCCGCCGGTGCCGTTCTTCGCGATCTCCTGCACAATCACGCCATTGGAGCACTCTCCACCCACGACCTTGCGCTCACCGGCCTGGCTACTCCTCAGACGCACGGCATCAATGTGCACATGGCCAGCCCCGAACCCAACGATCCTCTCGCCTTCGACTTTCTTCTCAAACCCGGCGTCAATCCCACCTCCAATGCTCTTGCCATCGTTCGCATGATGGGCATCGATCCGGATTCGTAAAAACCGTTAGCAGCCCACGGCCAGAGGTTTGTCGCTGCCGTGGTACTCTTGCTGCCATGAAAGTGGTCCTGCCAATTTTCCTAGCAGCCTCCATAATTGCTTACGCGCAGGACATCCACGTTCGCGTCGATCCCGCAGCGCCACACGCCGATCCCGGCAACGAAAATCGCACCGTTTTTCCTACGATCCAGAATGCGCTGGACCATCACCCCTGGCCCGCCGCTGGATCGCTCGGAAAAGATGGCAGCCCCGCACGCGTCTATATCGAGATCGAGCCCGGCATCTATCACGAGCGCGTGATCGTCACGCAGAACCATCCCAACATCACTCTCATCGGCAAAGGCAAATCTCCTGAAGATGTCGTCATCACGAACTCGCTGAACGCCAGGCAGGCAGGCGGGACCTTCTTTACCCAGACCGTTGAGGTAAACGGGGATGGCTTCGAAGCCGACAACCTCACCTTCGAGAACTCCGCCGGAAACACCGGCCAGGCCGTCGCGATTGCCGTCCGCTCCGACCGCGCCATCTTCAAGCATTGCCGCTTCCTCGGCCATCAGGACACGCTTTTCGCCGATTACGGCCGTCAGTACTACATCGATTCCTACATCGAGGGCGGCGTGGACTTCATCTTCGGCAACGCCGCCGCTGTCTTCGATCGTTCCGAGCTGCACGCCAACGGCCCCGGCTACCTTACCGCACAGTCGCGCACCTCCGCCGATCAGTCCACGGGTTACGTCATCATCAACAGCAACGTCACCAGCAGCATCGATCACACCGGCGGCAATGCTGCACGAACCACCACAGCCCTCGGCCGTCCGTGGCGTCCCTACTCGCGGGTCGTCTCTATCCATACCGAGCTCCCTGCCGACCTGGACCCCGCTGGCTGGAATAATTGGAACAATCCCGCAAACGAAAAGACTGCCTACTATGCCGAATTCGGCAACAAAGGCCCCGGCGCCAACGTTCTCCATCGCGTGCCGTGGTCGCATCCGCTCACCGCCGAGCAGGCTAACCAGTTTCTGCCGCAGAACTTTCTCCGTGGCAAGGACCATTGGGACCCGATTCAAGAGGCAGCCAGACTTCCTTAACTCATTTTTGTTCGCCAAAATTCATTGGCACCTACAGCCAGAAGCAGCTACACTTCCCTGACAACAAAAGGAAGGCAGGAAAAACCTTTGAACAATCGTTTGTCTCGACGAACATTCGCCAAACTTTTCGGCTCCGCGGCACTTGCTCCAACTGTTCTTCCCGCCTTCGCGGCACCGTCCGGCGCAGGCTCCGCGCCGACACCGCATCCTTTTCCTAAAGGCTTTCTGTGGGGATCGGCTACGGCCTCGTATCAGGTCGAAGGCGCTGTCAACGAAGACGGACGCGGCCCATCCATCTGGGACACCTTCTCGCACACGCCCGGTAAGACCAACAACGGCGACACAGGCGACGTTGCCAACGACCACTACCATCGCTACAAGAGCGACATCCAGCTCATGAAAGCGCTTGGCCTCCAGACCTACCGCTTCTCCGTCGCGTGGCCACGCATCTTCCCAACCGGAACGGGCACTCCTAACCCAAAGGGCCTCGATTTCTATAACCGCCTCGTCGACGAGTTGCTCGCCAACAACATTCAGCCCTACTGCACGCTCTTCCACTGGGACCTCCCGCAGGCGCTCGAAGACAAAGGCGGCTGGCAGTCGCGCGATACCTCCGAAGCCTTCGCCAACT is a genomic window containing:
- the dprA gene encoding DNA-processing protein DprA, which codes for MELGQQSSTATVGQSETAKLAWLGLILTPGIGATRAWKVMQRLAEPERLFEASLTDLEGLGMPAHSAQFIFDRKARAAAESEWQRVAEAGGSILTPNDDAYPERLKEIYDPPAVLWIRGNVASLSRPGIAVVGTRHPSTYGAGMAEMLSRDLAARRLTIFSGMARGVDTAAHKGALAAKGNTVAVWGTGIDVIYPKENKRLAEQIVESGGAIVSEYPLGTFPAPQNFPVRNRILSGLSIGVLVIEAAEHSGTRITARLAMEQNRDVYALPGNVTNKNAWGPNTLIKQGARLTATWEDVWEDLPTSARLQLEEELGVTGADESNSQNAASLFNAIELSGQERVVLERLRPDEATQLDELIEGLEGELGSAEIFTALFELELAGRVKQLPGKNYVRTL
- a CDS encoding DUF3565 domain-containing protein; amino-acid sequence: MKRAIIGFEKDEQNHWVARLACGHGQHVRHDPPWTVREWVTTEQGRASRLGVELDCKRCDEEAAADADS
- a CDS encoding mannonate dehydratase, which codes for MDRRRFLSGTTAAAAFALGAGETASQSAFAQTSSQGEAASKRVLLKLGCQSHPTTDAHLKYLVRYGVKHICGYPETAEGRIYSTVDELSRMRELAEKNGVTVMCVGPPALESTYIDNEKHPAIMLAQSPERDRDIEQFQTLIRNCARVGLPSIKYNMSILGVLRTGRVPGRGDATYSQWKLKDAHPKTPLTKAGHVDADAFWERITYFLDRVIPVANEYKIRMACHPHDPGVPPEGYQGVDRVLGTVDGLKRFISIRESEYHGLNFCQGTVSEMLADPGKEIYDVIRYFGTRKKIFNVHFRNIRGHRDDFVEVYPDEGDVDMWKAVQVYKEVGYPYMLMPDHVPQAPNDPEGLQSFAFCYGYIRGLIQVARSQT
- the topA gene encoding type I DNA topoisomerase, with translation MAKSLVIVESPAKAKTIGKYLGSDYTVEASIGHIMDLPKNDIGVELKPRTFQPTLIVSPGKEKVVDRLKKLAAKADAVYLAPDPDREGEAIAAHLSMQLLPVVKDKSKVRRVTFNEITKKAVNAAFLHARDVDENLVDAQQTRRVLDRLVGYQISPLLWDKVRRGLSAGRVQTVALRLIVEREQEINDFKPVEYWTIDADLLPGGGKQGFTARFVGVNGVPSRVANGTGEDGKEQFIANALPDGEAVEEVVSELNKATWRVRSVEKKERRNNPKAPYTTSKLQQDAAGRLGFNVRRTMGVAQRLYEGVEIGAEGTVGLITYMRTDSTRVSPDAIAEAREYIGKLGSAYLPAKPNEYAGKKQVQAQDAHEAIRPTSVKFTPDSIRKYLSDEQYRLYKLIWQRFVSSQMTPAIFDQTTVDIEAKAKLTYDFRVSGSVLKFEGHLKFEEEEKRARAAAKEKAAREEAKLAPQTGVDAENDDDAEGESRLPELAAGEALKLEKLDTQQKFTQPPPRYNEASLVKTLEEKGIGRPSTYASIINTIQDRDYVKKIAGRFVPTEIGIVVTKLLVKNFPYIFDTQYTATLEGELDAVEDGQERWTDLLNGFYDHFEKELKVAEKHMEDIKRMEEPTKEVCDKCGSPLILKWGKFGSFYSCSNFSKTKPMTVAGGRWKKDQKAILKKITSAFTFPMTVKALTGDVTDFTAEAADAKALTAAIEEAQQKGKKVTVETFSCDFTKENFAAKPDLSAPGADDAPEEEACDNCGRTMVLRNGPWGPFMACPGYNEDPPCKTIRKLNQKVQQKPPVQLEEACPKCGKPLLLRNGQYGEFISCSGYPKCKYIKQELLEAKCPKDGGDIAVRKTKRGDTFYGCVNYPKCDFASNQKLIDETCPKCESAYLLEVVNDKGTFWVCPNNHEDLPKKRKKKGEVEAAPTTPPCTYKKKVAGPAPKTTEPLTRPDPEKTRPVVESVA